The genomic interval GGTGTCTCATCGACGACCGTGTCGGCGAGTCTCGACGGACCAACGCCGGTGTGAAGGATAACCTCGTCGCCGGAAGTTGACGTCGTTAAATCGTATTTACCGGCGCCGTTAGTGGCTAACGTGGAGATAGCGTCTTTGTTAGTCTTTAATGAGCCTTTAGGTTTGTACTCAGCGAGGGCGTGATACTCTAGGAGCGAGACCACCTCAGCTTGCGTGAGCTTCGTCAGATCTGGTACACCTTTCGCTTTAAAAGCTTCATCGGACGGTGCAAAAACAGTCAAGC from Camelina sativa cultivar DH55 unplaced genomic scaffold, Cs unpScaffold07791, whole genome shotgun sequence carries:
- the LOC109131905 gene encoding fasciclin-like arabinogalactan protein 10, whose product is INAPIIAPGILTAPSPSSGGLSNITGLLEKAGCKTFAGLLVSSGVLKTYVSTVEKGLTVFAPSDEAFKAKGVPDLTKLTQAEVVSLLEYHALAEYKPKGSLKTNKDAISTLATNGAGKYDLTTSTSGDEVILHTGVGPSRLADTVVDE